One part of the Orenia metallireducens genome encodes these proteins:
- a CDS encoding DUF7305 domain-containing protein, whose translation MWRSKVVSTDWRDQKFDEILESEQGAEIFSNGNSNNQDQAQVLFELGRIYQLDQLKIYFNKQAKGNLKIEVNNEGNWKELATINADSQEGWYPFELAEEVSTDQIRFVVIGSGGGLGGIGEVQFWGKGDYKGSSKKLIGIQEGTSLNESINRHFTLTSEEINDYYLELAIKEESNDLLTIELNGREFKIEPTFTLRGYTIYRQKIKKDYLWTGSNFLKVGATEGLTLVNASLRNTENKSRQIHSIDQLDDGILFNGVNNQEELELSLISEGYRLPEFPNIPEFPTGLENKGTVQINDWTNPTVIADDGYYESLSVISSLIIDTSNGDRILRVKSLTFGSNGNISIEGDGQVYLYVENDLEIGSGSRINGIGRDNSLVIYHSGARVSFQGGIGGNDKYKFAGTLYTQADQVNITGGAAVQGAIYIEEGDLTITGGATVAGGSFYTKSGTINITGGAKVEGSLLSGGEEIVITGGSTMAGAEGGIYAPNAWIDLDGGALIEGKIIATSDKVRIGNINHRESYYSIPQIDFSKEKRLVEEVEIYANEDNPYFKLYAWIDGSWVELYETEHGIKSVKYQQSIKTDKLLVENPGGFTIGEIRVEGAATTNREAEVEILTPIEKEVLDNKELKDKRIIGFVDNPNTQVTINGNQVWKRGHYFWLESTRIQGKKWEENNVFAVAKDNQGRVSADQVEVLLGDKPFFTIDQADELVYTNQQTFKISGSMKQPLNQLLINGEEVEVEDRTFNQELELEEGFNLIEIEVAHQKPNGERKFVKTIYRKVVSHTKAMALTIGSPLTGYYTNQEQIVVNGIVDGLGEVKVKVNGQEADIDGMFYTSLPISLSEGSNLIKVEAVDQIGKVEKEITVYKDTTPPSIEDVVPAEGYISNNSVVEIRGQVIDQSPVWIYTNGKAAWQNEAGFNNQLIFVDGKYLITVKAVDMAGNIAEHTINVIVDTTAPEAFETIADPAGWTNNNQPIISFATTDATSGIDHYELAVDDGEFEEIVSPYQLPAQEDGEHQIRVKAIDKAGWETISQTKVYIDTTPPGTPEHFRPVPGNGKMILRWEKPAPDVVEYIVERESEGVKRYYSIDGEEVEFVDDELENGKTYKYRIQAIDRADNKSSKTEWKEGTVGLAKAPYTREEGGLIEYENVSLALPQEGLPEGISKVEITEIKSEYLQEKSLYPMVSPIYEFSAFREGSETPEESIAFDRGYLAKIEYDEDLVPEGFLERNLGVYHYDPMFDKWFLIPTAGVDIKNNTIYFVTDHFSAFSVQATIMQDLSPQEYKDTGFSPLKTYAKHGGVVVSPQGGSASTQVTELELPGRNGFDLNLSRKYNSSVARSDAFSMAVNAELGFNVLSSNNGSSAEEAGAFLSWDDIKDSADFSMGFNDVSSTIVNTIKKYLTNQGDYAYSMGQGWRLNIPYVKQSNSSIILSTAEGNMYYINEMEISKTEYPEGLDYKRVLTFEHHEGEDFTFIVEQVKYTIDGITTITGDNFTTGRWYTKEYKLILKDGTTYEMDFLGRTKKKTDPFGINQINFHYGKDLLLDYIEDSMGRKVKFDYHWTLMWPRIKKIWVEGDPYNRTIDYDIDSYAKLEKVKDIGGRISTYDYEIELLYGATAGAKFNTALMMAKLIAHIFPGGGEIVGAVASAFGEKDITLFASLKVQFVVALSEMEVPGQGLTKISYKRYKFNHTDMNVKKVLKIPVSITLSVTMDQRLMARKVEVYLDDGEDKIKETTYQYDIRHYEGKQSHNYQTIESDGKKKTIYHYKPIEKERNRWEDTPTNLTVPYKKDDGQKSSITIPMTIRTTSWTTHVLGINDVTEIYDIKNNKLLERDTVEYDLNTLRPISKVIEKGINNREISYDYDNWGNMIYSYDSATDLVTESYYLNTDSSKEGFATPDFSQGSVRRSIHNLLGGKIVYNHNSRDGEIKEESAYCYDNQGKLLVTAKYHQDQKSGDKTWIESSYSYDQYGNVIKAIDPKGNVTETEYSADYKYAYPTLVKKYQGEDKVYLEDADNQKLEPVVYKYGYDFYLGQKSWEIDPEGNLTEYQYDSLSRLVKITYPEDGEIPDKSIAELSPQDYQNRDDNPVKIQYYDDENLITTVVNATEDIEVNDYLVKNESISSPIFNKSKYYYDKLGRWVKLEQYLNQDSTTSILATEFEYDGYGNRIKTIDAEGKTTQQEYDVLNRVTKISYPDSSYATIEYDDNKLTRTITDREGNKTIEFKDLAGNVIQLTRVNNGVNYTKTAQYDALGNQISMSDELGRRIDHYYNDLNQLIKEELAADEYLVDGSLRTMRPTITYEYDLNGNKIQEVDAKGNPMSYEYDALNRVIRVIDSEGNVTKKYYDALGQEIKIVQVDKNGIVLSKSEFDYDSRGNKIAQIDGEGNTSYFAYDIVGKEIAHYDPRGVGISTTNGEREYILDDKYKIESEYDSLGRKVKTIYPSIGGEKIAYDEKIEYDRVGNKTKVITGDKEIEYLYDDSYNITDQIIRTSEETRTTSYTYDRMGNKLTESDPEGNITTYQYDDLYRLTKVTKADGSSQEYGYDRVGNKLWEKDGNGNLREYNYNSLDKLIAVYEAGISTPTEYQYDPNGNLVKKIMSNGLVTEYEYNSLNQQIKEIKAGNQVTVYNYDGAGKLKTKINPLGIKEEYLYYLNGQLEEINYYQNQEDEVANESTSYEYDKAGNRVLVEKEDSSIEQVYDQLGRIVSESRSISGKVYSTEYKYDKYGNLVGIKYPESDEYLNYGYDSLNQLKYIEGIAGDEDNPAFSYNDNGQVETMKYDNGVT comes from the coding sequence ATGTGGAGGAGTAAGGTAGTTTCCACTGACTGGAGAGATCAGAAGTTTGATGAGATATTAGAGAGTGAACAAGGTGCAGAAATTTTTAGTAATGGTAACAGTAATAATCAAGATCAAGCTCAAGTTCTATTTGAGTTAGGCAGAATTTATCAATTAGATCAGCTTAAAATTTACTTTAATAAGCAGGCTAAAGGAAATCTGAAAATAGAGGTAAATAATGAAGGAAACTGGAAAGAGCTAGCCACAATTAATGCCGATAGTCAAGAAGGCTGGTATCCTTTTGAGTTAGCAGAAGAGGTTAGTACAGATCAGATAAGGTTTGTAGTAATAGGGTCTGGAGGAGGACTTGGCGGTATAGGAGAGGTTCAATTCTGGGGTAAGGGAGACTATAAAGGTTCTAGTAAGAAATTAATTGGAATTCAAGAAGGGACTTCATTAAATGAATCAATTAATCGCCACTTTACTCTAACAAGTGAAGAGATAAATGATTATTATTTAGAGTTAGCTATTAAAGAAGAGAGTAATGATTTATTAACAATAGAGCTAAATGGGAGAGAATTTAAGATAGAGCCTACGTTTACTTTAAGAGGATATACTATCTATCGCCAGAAGATAAAGAAAGATTATCTATGGACAGGTAGTAATTTTCTAAAAGTAGGAGCAACTGAAGGATTGACCCTGGTCAATGCTAGCTTGAGAAACACTGAGAATAAGAGTAGACAGATCCATTCAATCGATCAATTAGATGATGGTATCTTATTTAATGGGGTCAATAATCAAGAGGAATTGGAATTAAGCTTGATTTCTGAAGGGTATAGGCTACCAGAGTTTCCTAACATCCCTGAATTTCCTACAGGATTAGAGAATAAGGGGACTGTACAAATTAATGATTGGACCAATCCTACTGTAATAGCTGATGATGGCTATTATGAAAGCTTAAGTGTAATTAGTTCATTAATTATCGATACTAGCAATGGAGATCGGATACTTAGAGTTAAGAGTTTAACCTTTGGCTCTAATGGTAATATTAGTATCGAAGGTGATGGTCAGGTCTATCTCTATGTAGAGAATGATTTGGAGATAGGCAGTGGTAGTCGGATTAATGGAATTGGTAGAGATAATAGCTTAGTAATTTATCATAGTGGAGCTAGAGTTAGCTTCCAAGGTGGTATAGGAGGTAATGATAAGTATAAGTTTGCTGGAACTCTTTACACTCAAGCAGATCAGGTTAATATTACCGGTGGAGCTGCTGTACAGGGAGCTATCTATATCGAAGAAGGTGACCTTACAATCACAGGTGGAGCCACTGTAGCAGGCGGAAGCTTTTATACTAAATCAGGAACAATTAATATAACTGGTGGAGCAAAGGTAGAAGGTTCACTGCTAAGTGGAGGAGAGGAGATTGTCATCACTGGAGGCAGCACTATGGCTGGAGCTGAAGGAGGAATCTATGCTCCTAATGCCTGGATTGACCTTGATGGAGGTGCTTTGATAGAAGGCAAAATTATAGCTACTTCTGATAAGGTTAGGATTGGAAATATTAATCATAGAGAATCCTATTATAGTATTCCTCAAATAGACTTTTCAAAAGAGAAGAGATTAGTAGAGGAAGTAGAGATTTATGCTAATGAGGATAATCCTTATTTTAAGTTATATGCTTGGATAGATGGTAGTTGGGTTGAACTCTATGAAACAGAACATGGTATCAAGAGTGTCAAATATCAGCAGAGTATTAAAACAGATAAATTATTAGTTGAGAATCCAGGTGGATTTACAATAGGTGAAATCAGAGTTGAAGGAGCTGCCACTACTAATAGAGAGGCAGAGGTTGAGATATTAACTCCTATAGAGAAAGAGGTATTAGATAATAAAGAGCTTAAAGATAAGAGGATCATTGGATTTGTAGATAATCCAAATACTCAAGTCACAATAAATGGTAATCAAGTTTGGAAACGGGGGCATTACTTCTGGTTAGAGTCAACTAGAATCCAAGGAAAGAAATGGGAAGAGAATAATGTCTTTGCAGTAGCCAAGGATAACCAGGGAAGAGTAAGTGCTGATCAAGTAGAAGTCTTATTAGGAGATAAGCCCTTTTTTACTATAGATCAAGCTGATGAACTAGTCTATACTAATCAGCAGACCTTTAAAATAAGTGGAAGTATGAAGCAGCCTTTAAACCAATTGTTAATCAATGGAGAAGAGGTTGAGGTAGAAGATCGGACTTTCAATCAAGAGCTAGAGCTAGAAGAAGGCTTTAACTTAATTGAGATAGAGGTTGCTCATCAAAAGCCTAATGGAGAGCGGAAATTTGTTAAGACTATCTATCGTAAGGTAGTCTCCCATACTAAAGCAATGGCTTTGACGATAGGTTCCCCACTAACAGGATACTATACTAACCAAGAGCAGATAGTAGTTAATGGTATAGTTGATGGGTTAGGAGAGGTAAAGGTAAAGGTTAATGGTCAAGAAGCAGATATAGATGGGATGTTCTATACTTCTCTTCCAATTTCATTAAGTGAGGGAAGTAACTTAATTAAGGTAGAAGCAGTTGACCAGATTGGGAAGGTTGAGAAAGAGATTACAGTCTATAAAGATACAACTCCTCCATCAATAGAAGATGTAGTACCTGCAGAGGGTTATATATCAAATAACTCTGTAGTAGAGATAAGGGGGCAAGTAATAGACCAGAGTCCTGTTTGGATATATACCAATGGAAAAGCAGCTTGGCAGAATGAAGCAGGATTTAATAATCAATTAATATTTGTAGATGGAAAGTATTTGATAACTGTTAAAGCAGTAGATATGGCAGGAAATATCGCTGAGCATACTATTAATGTAATAGTTGATACTACTGCCCCAGAAGCTTTTGAAACAATTGCTGATCCAGCAGGCTGGACAAATAATAATCAACCAATCATAAGTTTTGCTACAACAGATGCTACTAGTGGAATAGATCATTATGAACTAGCAGTTGATGATGGAGAGTTTGAAGAGATAGTTAGCCCTTATCAATTACCAGCTCAAGAGGATGGAGAACATCAGATTAGAGTTAAAGCTATTGATAAGGCTGGTTGGGAGACTATTTCTCAAACTAAGGTATATATTGATACTACTCCACCAGGAACACCTGAGCATTTTAGACCTGTTCCAGGTAATGGGAAGATGATATTAAGATGGGAGAAACCAGCTCCTGATGTAGTAGAGTATATAGTTGAGCGGGAGTCAGAGGGAGTAAAGAGATATTATAGTATTGATGGTGAAGAAGTAGAGTTTGTTGATGATGAGTTAGAGAATGGAAAGACTTACAAGTATCGTATTCAGGCAATAGATCGAGCAGATAATAAGAGTTCAAAAACAGAGTGGAAGGAAGGGACAGTTGGGTTAGCAAAAGCACCTTATACTCGAGAAGAGGGGGGGCTTATTGAGTATGAAAATGTATCTTTAGCTTTACCTCAAGAAGGGCTACCAGAGGGAATTAGCAAAGTAGAGATTACTGAAATTAAAAGTGAATATCTTCAAGAAAAGAGCCTTTATCCTATGGTCAGTCCTATTTATGAGTTTTCTGCTTTTAGAGAAGGAAGTGAAACTCCTGAAGAGAGTATAGCCTTTGATAGAGGATATTTAGCAAAGATAGAGTATGATGAAGACTTGGTACCAGAAGGTTTTCTTGAACGAAACTTAGGAGTATATCATTATGATCCTATGTTTGATAAGTGGTTCTTGATTCCAACAGCAGGAGTCGATATAAAAAATAATACAATTTATTTTGTAACAGATCACTTTAGTGCATTTTCGGTACAAGCTACGATAATGCAAGATTTATCACCTCAGGAGTATAAGGATACTGGGTTTTCACCATTAAAGACCTATGCTAAACATGGAGGAGTTGTAGTATCTCCTCAGGGAGGAAGTGCCAGTACTCAAGTAACAGAGTTAGAATTACCTGGACGAAATGGCTTTGATTTAAATTTATCTAGAAAGTATAATAGTTCTGTTGCTCGAAGTGATGCTTTTTCGATGGCTGTTAATGCTGAATTAGGATTTAATGTACTTAGCTCAAATAACGGTTCATCAGCTGAAGAAGCAGGGGCATTTTTAAGTTGGGATGATATTAAGGATTCAGCTGATTTTTCGATGGGATTTAACGATGTGTCTTCTACGATTGTTAATACGATTAAGAAATATTTAACTAATCAAGGGGACTATGCTTATTCGATGGGGCAAGGCTGGAGATTAAATATTCCTTATGTCAAACAATCTAATAGTTCAATAATCTTATCTACTGCTGAAGGTAATATGTATTATATCAATGAAATGGAGATAAGTAAGACTGAGTATCCAGAAGGTCTAGATTATAAACGGGTTCTTACCTTTGAACATCATGAAGGTGAAGACTTTACTTTTATTGTTGAGCAAGTTAAGTATACTATTGATGGTATTACTACTATAACTGGAGACAACTTTACCACAGGTCGCTGGTATACCAAGGAGTATAAATTAATACTAAAGGATGGTACCACTTATGAGATGGACTTCTTGGGGAGAACTAAGAAGAAGACAGACCCCTTTGGAATCAATCAGATAAACTTTCATTATGGTAAGGATCTACTGCTTGATTATATTGAGGATTCTATGGGGAGAAAAGTTAAGTTTGATTATCACTGGACTTTAATGTGGCCTAGAATTAAGAAGATTTGGGTAGAAGGTGATCCATATAATAGAACTATAGATTATGATATAGACTCTTATGCAAAGCTAGAGAAAGTAAAAGACATAGGCGGAAGAATTAGTACCTATGACTATGAGATTGAGTTATTATATGGAGCAACAGCGGGGGCAAAATTCAATACAGCCTTAATGATGGCTAAGTTAATAGCACATATATTTCCAGGTGGTGGAGAGATAGTTGGTGCTGTAGCTTCTGCTTTTGGAGAGAAGGATATAACATTATTTGCTAGTTTGAAGGTTCAATTTGTGGTGGCTCTAAGTGAGATGGAGGTTCCAGGGCAGGGATTAACGAAGATTAGTTATAAACGTTATAAATTTAATCATACTGATATGAATGTGAAAAAGGTGTTGAAAATTCCTGTATCTATAACCTTGAGTGTAACAATGGATCAGAGGTTGATGGCAAGAAAGGTAGAGGTTTATTTAGATGATGGAGAAGATAAGATAAAAGAAACAACCTATCAATATGATATTAGACATTATGAAGGTAAGCAATCTCATAATTATCAGACGATAGAGAGTGATGGAAAGAAGAAGACTATTTATCACTATAAACCTATTGAGAAAGAGAGAAATCGTTGGGAAGATACACCTACAAATTTGACAGTTCCTTATAAAAAAGATGATGGGCAGAAAAGTTCAATAACAATCCCAATGACTATTCGTACTACAAGTTGGACTACCCATGTTTTGGGAATCAATGATGTAACAGAGATTTATGATATCAAAAATAATAAGTTACTAGAACGGGATACCGTTGAATATGATTTAAATACTTTGCGACCTATAAGTAAGGTTATTGAAAAGGGTATTAATAATCGAGAAATCAGCTATGATTATGATAATTGGGGAAATATGATTTATAGCTATGATTCAGCTACAGATCTGGTCACAGAGAGTTATTACTTGAATACTGATAGTAGTAAAGAAGGGTTTGCAACTCCAGACTTTAGTCAAGGGAGTGTTAGAAGAAGTATCCATAACCTATTAGGGGGTAAGATTGTCTATAATCACAATTCCCGTGATGGTGAGATTAAAGAAGAGAGTGCTTACTGCTATGATAATCAAGGAAAACTGTTAGTTACAGCTAAATATCACCAAGACCAAAAGAGTGGGGATAAGACCTGGATTGAGAGTAGTTATAGTTATGATCAGTATGGTAATGTAATTAAGGCAATTGATCCTAAGGGTAATGTGACAGAAACAGAGTATAGTGCTGATTATAAGTATGCTTATCCAACCTTAGTTAAGAAGTACCAAGGAGAGGATAAGGTCTATCTAGAAGATGCTGATAATCAGAAGCTAGAACCTGTAGTTTATAAATATGGTTATGATTTTTATCTAGGTCAGAAGAGCTGGGAGATTGATCCTGAAGGTAATTTAACAGAATATCAATATGATAGTTTGAGCCGCTTAGTGAAGATTACTTATCCAGAGGATGGAGAGATACCAGATAAGTCTATAGCAGAGTTAAGTCCACAGGATTATCAAAATAGAGATGATAATCCAGTTAAGATTCAATACTATGATGATGAGAATTTAATTACTACAGTAGTTAATGCTACTGAGGATATCGAAGTTAATGATTATCTAGTGAAGAATGAAAGTATCAGTAGTCCTATCTTTAATAAGAGTAAGTATTACTATGATAAGTTAGGTAGATGGGTTAAGCTGGAACAGTATCTAAATCAAGATTCAACTACATCAATTCTTGCAACTGAATTTGAATATGATGGATATGGAAATAGGATTAAGACTATTGATGCTGAAGGAAAGACTACCCAACAAGAATATGATGTGTTAAACCGAGTAACAAAAATAAGTTATCCTGACAGTAGCTATGCTACAATTGAATATGATGATAATAAGCTTACTCGTACAATTACTGACCGTGAAGGGAATAAGACGATTGAATTTAAAGATTTAGCAGGAAATGTGATTCAGCTTACCAGAGTAAATAATGGAGTTAACTATACTAAAACAGCTCAATATGATGCATTGGGCAATCAAATTAGTATGAGTGATGAATTGGGGCGTAGAATAGACCATTATTATAATGATTTGAACCAATTAATTAAAGAAGAGTTGGCAGCAGATGAGTATTTGGTTGATGGCAGCTTAAGAACTATGAGACCAACGATTACTTATGAGTATGATCTAAATGGAAACAAGATTCAAGAGGTTGATGCTAAGGGTAACCCAATGAGCTATGAATATGATGCCTTAAATAGGGTAATCAGAGTAATCGACTCAGAGGGGAATGTAACTAAGAAGTATTATGATGCCCTTGGTCAAGAGATCAAGATAGTTCAGGTTGATAAAAATGGTATAGTCTTAAGTAAGTCTGAATTTGATTATGATAGTCGAGGAAATAAGATAGCCCAGATCGATGGTGAAGGAAATACCAGTTACTTTGCCTATGATATTGTTGGTAAAGAGATTGCTCATTATGATCCTCGGGGAGTAGGCATAAGTACTACTAATGGTGAGAGAGAGTATATTTTAGATGATAAATATAAGATAGAGTCTGAATATGATAGTCTTGGTAGAAAGGTTAAGACTATTTATCCAAGTATTGGTGGTGAAAAGATTGCCTATGATGAGAAGATAGAGTATGATAGGGTAGGTAATAAGACCAAGGTGATAACTGGAGATAAAGAGATAGAGTATCTCTATGATGATAGTTATAATATCACTGATCAGATCATTAGAACTTCTGAAGAGACAAGGACTACAAGCTATACCTATGATAGGATGGGTAATAAGTTAACAGAGAGTGATCCTGAAGGGAATATCACCACTTATCAATATGATGATCTCTATCGATTGACTAAGGTAACTAAAGCTGATGGAAGTAGTCAAGAGTATGGTTATGACCGAGTAGGGAATAAGCTTTGGGAGAAGGATGGTAATGGTAATCTAAGGGAGTATAATTATAATAGCTTAGATAAATTAATTGCAGTCTATGAAGCAGGAATCTCTACTCCAACAGAGTACCAATATGATCCTAATGGTAACTTGGTTAAGAAGATCATGAGTAATGGTCTAGTAACTGAGTATGAATATAATAGCTTAAACCAGCAGATAAAAGAGATCAAAGCAGGAAATCAAGTCACAGTTTATAACTATGATGGAGCAGGTAAGCTAAAGACTAAGATTAATCCTTTAGGGATTAAAGAAGAGTATCTCTATTATCTAAATGGTCAGCTAGAAGAGATTAACTATTATCAGAACCAAGAAGATGAAGTTGCTAATGAGAGTACTAGCTATGAGTATGATAAGGCAGGAAATAGGGTCTTAGTAGAGAAAGAGGATAGTAGTATCGAACAGGTTTATGACCAGTTAGGAAGGATAGTTAGTGAGAGTAGAAGTATCTCAGGTAAAGTCTATAGTACCGAGTATAAGTATGATAAGTATGGTAATTTAGTTGGAATCAAATATCCTGAGAGTGATGAATACTTAAACTATGGTTATGATAGCTTAAATCAGTTAAAGTATATTGAAGGTATAGCAGGGGATGAAGACAATCCAGCCTTTAGCTATAATGATAATGGACAAGTTGAAACAATGAAGTATGATAATGGGGTTAC
- a CDS encoding RHS repeat-associated core domain-containing protein yields MDQDYLPFGGDLARPNQIEVQNDTNESYKYTGQKQVVSIGLYYYGARYYDPEIGRFTREDTYRGELDDPQSQHLYVYVMNSPLRYNDPTGHSAEEGYFGMNYLANMWEGAKLKFEDMFGFMNKEKEEKTPEVKETSNNNTNQEKIGNSFFNQTSQNDSGTFKSTAFVLNGDAKGLLKGDTSDALNTSFTLEGMLNKTEINTEGAMIKGDVNLVGATGKAGLAGYGTDGSITGFEVGFALVEGNIKGKFASTENYDFYVTANGYVGGYKLAAGYSKGKGLHFTVPIPETPAGGGFGVEWVKRKQPSTVKQLPDFGLVGGVPQLQQ; encoded by the coding sequence ATGGATCAGGATTATCTGCCTTTTGGTGGAGACTTAGCGAGACCGAATCAGATTGAGGTACAGAATGATACTAATGAAAGTTATAAGTATACAGGACAGAAGCAAGTTGTGTCGATAGGATTGTATTATTATGGGGCGAGATACTATGACCCTGAGATAGGTAGGTTTACGAGAGAGGATACTTATCGTGGGGAGTTGGATGATCCGCAGAGTCAACACTTATATGTGTATGTAATGAATTCACCGTTAAGATACAATGACCCAACAGGTCACAGTGCAGAAGAAGGCTATTTTGGAATGAATTATTTAGCAAACATGTGGGAAGGTGCTAAATTAAAATTTGAAGATATGTTTGGATTTATGAATAAAGAAAAAGAAGAAAAAACTCCAGAAGTTAAAGAGACTTCAAATAATAATACTAATCAAGAGAAAATAGGAAATAGTTTCTTTAATCAAACTAGTCAAAATGATTCAGGAACTTTTAAATCAACTGCTTTTGTTCTTAATGGAGATGCTAAAGGACTTTTAAAAGGAGATACAAGCGATGCACTTAATACATCATTTACTTTAGAAGGTATGTTAAATAAGACAGAAATTAATACTGAGGGTGCGATGATTAAAGGAGATGTGAATTTAGTAGGTGCTACTGGGAAAGCAGGTTTAGCAGGCTATGGAACAGATGGTAGTATAACTGGATTTGAAGTGGGGTTTGCTTTAGTTGAAGGGAATATAAAAGGTAAATTTGCTTCTACTGAGAATTATGATTTTTATGTAACTGCTAATGGTTATGTAGGTGGGTATAAACTTGCAGCTGGATATTCAAAAGGAAAAGGACTTCATTTTACAGTTCCTATTCCTGAAACGCCTGCAGGAGGAGGATTTGGTGTTGAATGGGTTAAAAGAAAACAGCCATCAACTGTTAAACAATTACCTGATTTTGGATTAGTAGGAGGTGTCCCTCAACTTCAACAATAA
- a CDS encoding Imm30 family immunity protein codes for MNISEITEKLKRNKLLRNKKEINGFEEALMELNEINNVKIIGDLCKGFDDNTKEYEIMYNVLHAVEDYEGEGAYIELLKITPYMIENDAKEWSKRLHRRILNHSQERIEYIKALKKMDTSIQNIIIKLIHDINNDGKKWLNNEEQKKFENITNEVLNELR; via the coding sequence ATGAATATTTCTGAAATAACTGAAAAATTAAAAAGAAATAAATTATTAAGAAATAAAAAAGAAATAAATGGCTTTGAAGAAGCGTTAATGGAATTAAATGAAATAAATAATGTTAAAATTATTGGTGATTTATGTAAAGGATTTGATGATAATACTAAAGAATATGAAATAATGTATAATGTATTACATGCAGTAGAAGATTATGAGGGAGAAGGTGCTTATATTGAATTATTAAAAATTACCCCATACATGATAGAAAATGATGCCAAGGAATGGAGCAAAAGACTGCATCGTAGAATATTAAATCATTCTCAAGAGCGTATTGAGTATATAAAAGCTTTAAAAAAAATGGATACTTCAATTCAAAATATTATTATAAAATTAATTCATGATATAAATAATGATGGGAAAAAATGGCTCAATAATGAAGAGCAGAAAAAGTTTGAAAATATTACAAATGAAGTACTAAATGAATTAAGATAA